A window from Culex pipiens pallens isolate TS chromosome 3, TS_CPP_V2, whole genome shotgun sequence encodes these proteins:
- the LOC120416979 gene encoding uncharacterized protein LOC120416979 produces MADEMATLLKREQKIHDMLDLIEKFVENYKAADHYNQLRVRLDSLEKLQVKFYELRDRIEVLQDAEPEKKTTTAATTEAVGTGGDPGGDGVKQEDLTVGDPNFQAIQDFEDRYCALMGDLLFLRDGNLTQTTKELVQPAQQLYSKVKLPEITLPRFSGDIYEWIAFRDSFKSLIHNNPQLTPMDKYTYLRSSVTGSAAAEISTVDFSAETYEVAWEVLQKKYEIKKLIVKAYLDAIFSIEPLKKESYDGLSFLVSQFEKNLLMLQKLDEDTTGWSTILGYMVFTKLDPSTLRQWETHYCCNDVPSYEELIAYLRNQCCVLQSIAQQKTAGTDQRQSKPSVCHTLVRSSGRCSLCGGEPWHSPFHCDKFQKMLLTERNEVVLRSKLCRNCLSPGHLARACTRGVCHHCRQKHHSMLHSGLLQSRNSAPPQQTRPPQAITQQRQPPYRPTNTNQQPRNQNTSQNNTNTASGSQSTPPPSTPTQNLTNTAQTPSTSHTYTAFPTTPTPNVILSTAIVMLKDKHGRSMQARALLDSCSQQCLMTTSFAKKLNFEKFSASLSVQGIGSSLSHATKLVRADVEPRSQAISEFREEMLFYVLPKLTVALPTATVNPTQWKLPERSVLADPNFFESGPIDVIIGAEHYLNLLENGRLLATDDGPTLQNTVFGWIISGRVPNSSPLEAVAMAYVCTNEELQEQLTRFWELETCWTKSKLSTVESACEVHFEATTVRDATGRFVVTLPKKVSALEQLGDSRTTAIKRYLGLERRLSANPELKKQYSDFIHEYLNLGHMREVVDEGEGVAYYLPHHAVLRPDSSTTKLRVVFDASCRSSTGVSLNDVLLVGPVVQDDLIDITLRFRLHRYAIVADIEKMYRMIKVQEPDQRLQRIFWRDSTDEFLRIFELTTVTYGTASAPYLATKCLQKLAEAGAETHPVAAQVVKNDFYVDDMTTGVQSIEQGKQLVHEMVQLMESAGLSLRKWNSNSREILMNVPESLRDCRALLDMDTSSSTVKTLGTIWEPRTDRFMFTTPKWIEVPVITKRVVASEAARLFDPYGLLQPVVVLAKIFMQRLWELKLNWNDALNEEMQEEWRDFRRNLMGLDGITVPRWVGIGDDNEAVELHGFCDASMVAYGACIYVRTVAKDRSVSVRLLISKSRVAPLDNQKRKNKKQSIPRLELTSALLLAHLYHKVISACPSLKSAKAYFWTDSMISKCQISAPPSRWKDFIANRVSEIQHLTPMENWHHVPGVENPADIVSRGMIPALLRYETLWWNGPRWLILDKVNWPQPVPVNEADLDPEVLEVRGPVAAVLPVVGPNEIFGVRSKITDLVRISAIWLRFRFNAQAKNRNCRRTGPLSVDELTGALHALVRLSQRDSFAQELADLTARRRVRDNSRIASLNPQLVDGILCVGGRLRHASISGTRKHPMIIDHKHPFAVIVMEYYHRSMFHVGQQALVSAVRGRFWPTNARNLARQVIHRCVDCYRVKPKVHEQLMADLPPERVLPSTPFSKVGVDYCGPFHIVYPHRRAQPIKSFVAIFVCLVTKAVHLELVADLTTQAFLAALKRFTARRGKPSVIMCDNAKNFVGAQRELEDLRRLFNNQVSQEKIINEAANEEITFKFIPARSPNFGGLWESAVRSFKLLFKRTIGTHNLVYDQMQTLLAQVEAVLNSRPLTPLSSDPSDFEALTPGHFLIHRPLTAIPEPNLDSVPSNRLSAWQHVQHFMQTLWRKWSQQYLSDLNNRTKWAKQKENVKVGTMVLLKEDNQQPMSWPLGRITHIHPGQDGNVRVVTVRTKDGSYNRGISKICVLPIRDNDSA; encoded by the coding sequence ATGGCGGACGAAATGGCTACGCTGCTCAAGCGTGAGCAGAAAATTCACGACATGCTGGATCTGATCGAGAAGTTCGTGGAAAACTACAAGGCGGCGGACCATTACAACCAGCTTCGGGTGCGTTTGGATTCGCTGGAGAAGCTGCAGGTGAAGTTCTACGAACTACGGGATCGGATTGAAGTACTGCAAGATGCTGAACCTGAAAAGAAGACGACGACTGCGGCTACGACTGAAGCGGTGGGAACAGGCGGTGATCCCGGTGGTGACGGCGTGAAGCAAGAAGACCTGACTGTGGGGGACCCTAACTTTCAGGCTATTCAAGATTTCGAGGATCGTTATTGTGCGCTGATGGGAGACCTGCTGTTCTTGCGTGACGGAAATTTAACGCAGACAACGAAAGAGCTCGTTCAGCCAGCGCAACAGTTGTACTCCAAGGTGAAACTCCCCGAGATTACACTTCCCAGATTCAGCGGCGACATCTACGAGTGGATCGCGTTTCGTGACTCGTTCAAGAGTCTGATACACAATAATCCGCAGCTGACTCCGATGGACAAGTATACTTACCTGCGATCTTCTGTTACTGGTAGCGCTGCGGCGGAGATCAGTACCGTCGACTTCTCTGCGGAAACTTACGAGGTTGCGTGGGAGGTGTTGCAGAAGAAGTACGAGATCAAGAAGTTGATCGTGAAAGCATACCTGGATGCAATCTTCTCGATTGAGCCGCTCAAAAAGGAGAGCTACGACGGGCTAAGCTTCCTGGTAAGTCAATTTGAAAAGAACCTGCTGATGCTACAGAAGCTGGATGAAGACACGACTGGGTGGAGTACGATTCTGGGCTACATGGTCTTCACGAAGCTGGATCCGTCAACGCTGCGTCAGTGGGAGACGCATTACTGCTGCAACGATGTGCCGAGCTACGAGGAGTTGATTGCTTACCTGCGCAACCAATGTTGTGTGCTGCAGTCTATTGCACAGCAGAAAACTGCAGGAACGGATCAGCGTCAGAGCAAACCTTCTGTGTGCCACACCCTAGTGCGGTCGTCTGGCAGGTGCAGTCTCTGTGGAGGAGAACCGTGGCATTCACCATTTCACTGCGacaagtttcagaagatgctGCTGACGGAGCGGAACGAAGTGGTGTTGCGATCAAAACTGTGCAGGAACTGTCTGTCCCCTGGACATCTAGCACGAGCGTGTACGAGAGGAGTTTGCCATCACTGCCGGCAGAAACATCACAGTATGCTGCATTCCGGACTGCTGCAGTCAAGAAACTCCGCTCCACCGCAACAGACAAGACCTCCCCAAGCGATCACACAGCAACGACAGCCACCGTACAGACCAACAAACACAAACCAACAGCCACGAAACCAGAACACAAGCCAGAACAACACGAACACAGCCAGTGGCTCGCAAAGCACACCTCCACCGTCCACACCCACACAGAACCTCACCAACACAGCACAAACGCCATCCACAAGCCACACCTACACTGCATTCCCAACAACACCCACACCGAACGTTATTCTATCTACGGCAATCGTCATGCTTAAAGACAAACACGGAAGGTCCATGCAAGCACGCGCACTGCTGGACTCCTGTTCACAACAGTGTCTCATGACAACAAGTTTTGCCAAAAAGCTGAACTTTGAGAAGTTTTCAGCATCGCTGTCGGTTCAAGGGATTGGGTCGTCGCTTTCGCACGCCACGAAACTGGTCCGTGCTGATGTCGAGCCCAGATCGCAGGCGATCTCGGAGTTCAGGGAAGAAATGCTCTTTTACGTTCTTCCGAAGCTGACCGTGGCGTTGCCCACCGCTACCGTGAATCCGACTCAATGGAAGCTACCCGAGCGATCCGTCCTGGCCGATCCTAACTTCTTTGAAAGCGGTCCAATTGATGTGATCATTGGCGCAGAGCACTACCTGAATCTGCTGGAGAACGGACGACTACTAGCAACTGACGATGGGCCTACGCTGCAAAACACCGTGTTCGGGTGGATCATTTCTGGTCGCGTTCCGAACAGCTCACCATTGGAAGCGGTTGCGATGGCGTACGTCTGCACTAACGAGGAGCTCCAAGAGCAGCTGACGCGATTCTGGGAGCTGGAGACGTGCTGGACAAAGAGCAAGTTGTCGACCGTGGAGTCGGCATGCGAGGTGCATTTTGAAGCAACGACAGTACGCGATGCAACCGGTCGCTTTGTGGTCACCCTGCCGAAGAAGGTGTCAGCGTTGGAGCAGTTGGGTGACTCCAGAACCACAGCGATTAAGCGGTATCTCGGACTGGAACGGAGACTGTCAGCAAACCCGGAACTGAAGAAGCAGTACAGCGACTTCATCCACGAGTATTTGAATCTGGGTCACATGCGAGAGGTGGTGGACGAGGGAGAAGGAGTTGCTTATTATTTACCACACCACGCAGTGCTCAGACCGGACAGCTCCACAACGAAGCTGCGAGTGGTGTTCGATGCGTCATGTCGGTCGTCTACTGGAGTTTCGCTGAATGACGTGCTGCTGGTCGGACCAGTAGTGCAGGACGATCTGATCGACATTACCTTACGGTTCCGTCTGCACCGCTACGCGATAGTCGCGGACATCGAAAAGATGTACCGCATGATAAAGGTTCAAGAACCTGACCAGCGTTTGCAGAGAATTTTCTGGCGTGACTCGACGGACGAGTTCCTGCGGATATTTGAGCTGACAACCGTCACGTACGGCACGGCTTCTGCGCCATACCTGGCAACCAAGTGCCTGCAGAAGCTAGCCGAAGCGGGCGCGGAAACGCACCCAGTCGCCGCACAGGTCGTCAAGAACGACTTTTACGTCGACGACATGACTACTGGCGTCCAAAGCATCGAGCAGGGCAAGCAGCTGGTTCACGAGATGGTGCAGTTGATGGAGTCAGCTGGCCTCTCATTGCGGAAGTGGAATTCGAACAGCAGGGAGATTTTGATGAACGTACCGGAGAGCTTGCGTGACTGTCGAGCGCTTCTGGACATGGATACGTCGAGTTCCACCGTGAAGACGCTGGGAACAATCTGGGAGCCGAGAACTGACCGCTTCATGTTCACCACGCCGAAGTGGATCGAGGTTCCAGTCATTACGAAGCGGGTCGTCGCATCTGAAGCTGCAAGACTATTCGATCCTTACGGATTGCTGCAACCTGTGGTGGTTCTTGCCAAGATTTTTATGCAACGTCTGTGGGAGCTTAAGCTAAACTGGAACGATGCACTGAACGAGGAAATGCAGGAAGAATGGCGTGATTTCCGTCGGAATCTGATGGGCTTGGACGGAATTACTGTACCACGCTGGGTTGGAATCGGCGACGACAACGAGGCAGTTGAGTTGCACGGCTTTTGTGACGCGTCAATGGTAGCGTACGGAGCGTGCATCTACGTCAGAACGGTTGCAAAAGACCGATCAGTAAGCGTGCGACTGCTAATCTCGAAATCTCGAGTCGCTCCACTGGACAATCAGAAGCGGAAGAATAAGAAGCAGTCAATTCCTCGTCTGGAACTCACGTCAGCCTTGCTACTTGCGCATCTGTACCACAAGGTCATTTCCGCCTGCCCGTCGCTGAAGAGTGCGAAGGCTTACTTTTGGACAGACTCAATGATATCGAAGTGTCAGATATCAGCCCCACCGTCCCGTTGGAAAGATTTTATCGCCAATCGAGTCTCAGAGATTCAGCATCTCACCCCGATGGAGAACTGGCACCACGTGCCAGGCGTCGAGAACCCGGCTGACATCGTGTCACGGGGAATGATCCCTGCTCTGCTTCGCTACGAGACACTCTGGTGGAATGGGCCTCGCTGGCTGATATTGGACAAGGTAAACTGGCCGCAGCCAGTTCCTGTCAACGAAGCTGATCTAGATCCCGAGGTGCTGGAAGTAAGGGGTCCCGTAGCAGCGGTTTTACCAGTGGTGGGTCCGAACGAGATCTTTGGAGTGCGTTCGAAGATCACGGACTTGGTCCGGATCTCGGCAATTTGGCTACGATTTCGTTTTAACGCCCAAGCGAAGAATCGCAACTGTCGCAGAACGGGACCGCTGAGTGTTGATGAACTCACTGGTGCGCTCCACGCGCTAGTTCGACTGTCTCAACGTGACTCGTTTGCTCAAGAGCTAGCTGATCTCACGGCAAGAAGGCGTGTTCGGGATAACTCTCGAATTGCGTCACTGAACCCGCAACTCGTTGACGGCATACTTTGCGTCGGCGGCCGGCTGCGTCACGCAAGCATTTCTGGAACTCGCAAGCATCCCATGATTATCGACCACAAACATCCTTTCGCCGTGATCGTGATGGAGTACTATCACCGTAGCATGTTCCACGTGGGACAGCAAGCTCTGGTCTCTGCTGTTAGAGGAAGGTTCTGGCCGACAAACGCCCGGAATCTGGCACGACAAGTTATCCACCGGTGTGTCGACTGCTACCGAGTGAAGCCGAAAGTCCACGAGCAGCTGATGGCAGATTTACCACCGGAGAGAGTCTTGCCAAGCACACCGTTCTCAAAGGTTGGAGTGGACTATTGCGGACCGTTTCACATCGTGTATCCACACCGTCGTGCACAGCCGATCAAGAGCTTTGTGGCGATATTCGTCTGCTTGGTGACAAAAGCTGTTCACCTCGAATTAGTAGCAGATCTGACCACCCAAGCCTTTCTAGCAGCTCTCAAGCGGTTCACGGCACGTCGAGGCAAGCCCTCCGTGATAATGTGCGACAATGCCAAGAACTTTGTGGGAGCGCAACGTGAGCTGGAGGATCTACGCAGGCTGTTCAACAACCAAGTCAGTCAGGAGAAGATCATCAACGAAGCTGCAAACGAAGAGATCACATTCAAGTTCATCCCAGCACGCTCGCCGAACTTCGGAGGCTTGTGGGAATCCGCAGTACGATCCTTCAAGCTTCTGTTCAAGAGGACAATCGGCACACACAACTTGGTCTATGACCAAATGCAAACCTTGCTGGCGCAGGTTGAGGCGGTGCTGAACTCCAGGCCTCTGACCCCGCTGAGCAGCGACCCCAGCGATTTTGAAGCGCTCACCCCGGGTCATTTCCTGATTCACCGACCACTAACGGCGATTCCGGAGCCGAACCTCGACAGTGTGCCAAGCAACCGTCTGTCAGCGTGGCAACACGTACAGCATTTCATGCAGACACTCTGGCGGAAATGGTCTCAGCAGTACCTGTCTGACCTGAACAACCGAACCAAATGGGCGAAGCAGAAGGAGAACGTGAAGGTCGGAACGATGGTCCTGCTCAAGGAAGATAACCAGCAACCAATGTCGTGGCCACTAGGCCGCATCACACACATCCACCCAGGGCAAGACGGCAACGTACGTGTCGTAACAGTACGAACCAAGGATGGCAGCTACAATCGCGGAATCTCTAAGATCTGCGTACTGCCCATCAGAGACAATGATTCGGCGTAA